In Nicotiana tabacum cultivar K326 chromosome 17, ASM71507v2, whole genome shotgun sequence, one DNA window encodes the following:
- the LOC107804549 gene encoding PHAF1 protein At3g51130 isoform X2 — MQRPRRRCEGTAMGAIVLDLRPGAGIGPFTLGMPICEAFAQIEQQPNIYDVVHVKYYDEEPLKLDIVISFPDHGFHLRFDPWSQRLRLVEIFDVKRLQMRYATSVIGGPSTLATFVAVYTLFGPTYPGTYDKDRGVYTLFYPGLSFAFPIPSQYTDCCRDGEAELPLEFPDGTTPVTCRVSIYDSSTGSKVGVGSMMDKACTPPLPAGSLYMEEVHLGEELWFSIGGQHIPFGASPQDVWTELGRPCGIHQKQVDQMVIHSASDPRPRTTLCGDYFYNYFTRGIDILFDGQTHKIKKFVLHTNYPGHADFNSYMKCNFVIHCSDFVGSYNQDVNSSKGTITASSKWEQVKEILGDCGRAAIQTQGSTSNPFGSTFVYGYQNLAFEVMKNGYIATVTLFQS; from the exons ATGCAGAGGCCGAGACGCCGCTGCGAAGGCACAGCCATGGGCGCTATCGTTCTCGATCTCCGCCCTGGTGCTGGCATCGGTCCTTTTACTCTCG GAATGCCTATTTGCGAAGCTTTTGCACAGATAGAGCAGCAGCCTAACATTTACGATGTTGTCCATGTGAAGTATTATGATGAG GAGCCCTTAAAACTTGACATTGTCATTAGCTTCCCAGATCATGGATTTCATCTGCGGTTTGATCCTTGGTCGCAG AGGCTGCGCCTTGTTGAAATTTTTGATGTAAAACGGCTCCAGATGCGCTATGCAACCTCTGTAATAGG TGGGCCGTCCACTTTAGCCACTTTTGTAGCAGTCTATACTCTTTTTGGGCCAACCTATCCAGGAACATATGACAAGGATCGAGGAGTTTACACTCTATTTTATCCA GGATTGTCGTTTGCTTTTCCAATTCCCTCCCAGTATACAGACTGTTGTCGTGATGGAGAAG CGGAACTACCTCTGGAGTTTCCAGATGGCACGACTCCTGTTACTTGCCGTGTATCAATATATGATAGTTCTACTGGCAGTAAAGTTGGCGTTGGATCTATGATGGACAAGGCCTGTACTCCTCCACTTCCTGCTGGCAGCCTCTACATGGAAGAAGTGCAT CTGGGGGAAGAATTATGGTTTAGCATTGGTGGCCAACACATCCCCTTTGGTGCATCACCACAG GATGTTTGGACCGAATTAGGTCGACCATGCGGAATCCATCAGAAACAG GTCGATCAAATGGTGATTCATTCTGCTTCAGATCCCAGACCGAGGACCACCCTTTGTGGTGATTACTTCTACAACTACTTTACTCGTGGCATAGATATACTATTTGATGGGCAG ACACATAAGATCAAGAAGTTTGTCTTGCACACCAACTATCCTGGGCATGCCGATTTCAATTCATATATGAAGTGCAATTTTGTTATCCACTGTTCTgatt TTGTTGGGTCATATAATCAGGATGTAAACTCCTCTAAAGGCACTATAACAGCCAGCTCAAAGTGGGAACAAGTTAAG GAGATACTAGGGGATTGTGGTCGAGCTGCTATCCAAACGCAAGGCTCTACAAGCAATCCATTTGGATCTACCTTTGTATATGGCTACCAAAATCTTGCCTTTGAG GTGATGAAGAATGGTTACATTGCGACTGTAACTCTCTTCCAGTCTTAA
- the LOC107804549 gene encoding PHAF1 protein At3g51130 isoform X1, with protein sequence MQRPRRRCEGTAMGAIVLDLRPGAGIGPFTLGMPICEAFAQIEQQPNIYDVVHVKYYDEEPLKLDIVISFPDHGFHLRFDPWSQRLRLVEIFDVKRLQMRYATSVIGGPSTLATFVAVYTLFGPTYPGTYDKDRGVYTLFYPGLSFAFPIPSQYTDCCRDGEAELPLEFPDGTTPVTCRVSIYDSSTGSKVGVGSMMDKACTPPLPAGSLYMEEVHVKLGEELWFSIGGQHIPFGASPQDVWTELGRPCGIHQKQVDQMVIHSASDPRPRTTLCGDYFYNYFTRGIDILFDGQTHKIKKFVLHTNYPGHADFNSYMKCNFVIHCSDFVGSYNQDVNSSKGTITASSKWEQVKEILGDCGRAAIQTQGSTSNPFGSTFVYGYQNLAFEVMKNGYIATVTLFQS encoded by the exons ATGCAGAGGCCGAGACGCCGCTGCGAAGGCACAGCCATGGGCGCTATCGTTCTCGATCTCCGCCCTGGTGCTGGCATCGGTCCTTTTACTCTCG GAATGCCTATTTGCGAAGCTTTTGCACAGATAGAGCAGCAGCCTAACATTTACGATGTTGTCCATGTGAAGTATTATGATGAG GAGCCCTTAAAACTTGACATTGTCATTAGCTTCCCAGATCATGGATTTCATCTGCGGTTTGATCCTTGGTCGCAG AGGCTGCGCCTTGTTGAAATTTTTGATGTAAAACGGCTCCAGATGCGCTATGCAACCTCTGTAATAGG TGGGCCGTCCACTTTAGCCACTTTTGTAGCAGTCTATACTCTTTTTGGGCCAACCTATCCAGGAACATATGACAAGGATCGAGGAGTTTACACTCTATTTTATCCA GGATTGTCGTTTGCTTTTCCAATTCCCTCCCAGTATACAGACTGTTGTCGTGATGGAGAAG CGGAACTACCTCTGGAGTTTCCAGATGGCACGACTCCTGTTACTTGCCGTGTATCAATATATGATAGTTCTACTGGCAGTAAAGTTGGCGTTGGATCTATGATGGACAAGGCCTGTACTCCTCCACTTCCTGCTGGCAGCCTCTACATGGAAGAAGTGCATGTAAAG CTGGGGGAAGAATTATGGTTTAGCATTGGTGGCCAACACATCCCCTTTGGTGCATCACCACAG GATGTTTGGACCGAATTAGGTCGACCATGCGGAATCCATCAGAAACAG GTCGATCAAATGGTGATTCATTCTGCTTCAGATCCCAGACCGAGGACCACCCTTTGTGGTGATTACTTCTACAACTACTTTACTCGTGGCATAGATATACTATTTGATGGGCAG ACACATAAGATCAAGAAGTTTGTCTTGCACACCAACTATCCTGGGCATGCCGATTTCAATTCATATATGAAGTGCAATTTTGTTATCCACTGTTCTgatt TTGTTGGGTCATATAATCAGGATGTAAACTCCTCTAAAGGCACTATAACAGCCAGCTCAAAGTGGGAACAAGTTAAG GAGATACTAGGGGATTGTGGTCGAGCTGCTATCCAAACGCAAGGCTCTACAAGCAATCCATTTGGATCTACCTTTGTATATGGCTACCAAAATCTTGCCTTTGAG GTGATGAAGAATGGTTACATTGCGACTGTAACTCTCTTCCAGTCTTAA
- the LOC107804549 gene encoding PHAF1 protein At3g51130 isoform X3, giving the protein MQRPRRRCEGTAMGAIVLDLRPGAGIGPFTLGMPICEAFAQIEQQPNIYDVVHVKYYDEEPLKLDIVISFPDHGFHLRFDPWSQRLRLVEIFDVKRLQMRYATSVIGGPSTLATFVAVYTLFGPTYPGTYDKDRGVYTLFYPGLSFAFPIPSQYTDCCRDGEAELPLEFPDGTTPVTCRVSIYDSSTGSKVGVGSMMDKACTPPLPAGSLYMEEVHVKLGEELWFSIGGQHIPFGASPQDVWTELGRPCGIHQKQVDQMVIHSASDPRPRTTLCGDYFYNYFTRGIDILFDGQTHKIKKFVLHTNYPGHADFNSYMKCNFVIHCSDFVGSYNQDVNSSKGTITASSKWEQEILGDCGRAAIQTQGSTSNPFGSTFVYGYQNLAFEVMKNGYIATVTLFQS; this is encoded by the exons ATGCAGAGGCCGAGACGCCGCTGCGAAGGCACAGCCATGGGCGCTATCGTTCTCGATCTCCGCCCTGGTGCTGGCATCGGTCCTTTTACTCTCG GAATGCCTATTTGCGAAGCTTTTGCACAGATAGAGCAGCAGCCTAACATTTACGATGTTGTCCATGTGAAGTATTATGATGAG GAGCCCTTAAAACTTGACATTGTCATTAGCTTCCCAGATCATGGATTTCATCTGCGGTTTGATCCTTGGTCGCAG AGGCTGCGCCTTGTTGAAATTTTTGATGTAAAACGGCTCCAGATGCGCTATGCAACCTCTGTAATAGG TGGGCCGTCCACTTTAGCCACTTTTGTAGCAGTCTATACTCTTTTTGGGCCAACCTATCCAGGAACATATGACAAGGATCGAGGAGTTTACACTCTATTTTATCCA GGATTGTCGTTTGCTTTTCCAATTCCCTCCCAGTATACAGACTGTTGTCGTGATGGAGAAG CGGAACTACCTCTGGAGTTTCCAGATGGCACGACTCCTGTTACTTGCCGTGTATCAATATATGATAGTTCTACTGGCAGTAAAGTTGGCGTTGGATCTATGATGGACAAGGCCTGTACTCCTCCACTTCCTGCTGGCAGCCTCTACATGGAAGAAGTGCATGTAAAG CTGGGGGAAGAATTATGGTTTAGCATTGGTGGCCAACACATCCCCTTTGGTGCATCACCACAG GATGTTTGGACCGAATTAGGTCGACCATGCGGAATCCATCAGAAACAG GTCGATCAAATGGTGATTCATTCTGCTTCAGATCCCAGACCGAGGACCACCCTTTGTGGTGATTACTTCTACAACTACTTTACTCGTGGCATAGATATACTATTTGATGGGCAG ACACATAAGATCAAGAAGTTTGTCTTGCACACCAACTATCCTGGGCATGCCGATTTCAATTCATATATGAAGTGCAATTTTGTTATCCACTGTTCTgatt TTGTTGGGTCATATAATCAGGATGTAAACTCCTCTAAAGGCACTATAACAGCCAGCTCAAAGTGGGAACAA GAGATACTAGGGGATTGTGGTCGAGCTGCTATCCAAACGCAAGGCTCTACAAGCAATCCATTTGGATCTACCTTTGTATATGGCTACCAAAATCTTGCCTTTGAG GTGATGAAGAATGGTTACATTGCGACTGTAACTCTCTTCCAGTCTTAA